From Juglans regia cultivar Chandler chromosome 8, Walnut 2.0, whole genome shotgun sequence, the proteins below share one genomic window:
- the LOC108979693 gene encoding receptor-like cytosolic serine/threonine-protein kinase RBK1 isoform X1, which translates to MSVEESRGETEENPEIETLEPHVSIKELEISGNDDEDDEESPRGVLEIPVLGPADSSDNTGSSSSFSSCISPTQKPEAPPQHRESRGGSQWKSVFEALKRKSLRRFSTIALLTTSHNASRKNLSRKLARIRSAEDRIDYDGTHRTKPSWRSFDYAELAAATDNFSSENLIGKGGHAEVYRGCLSDGQVVAVKRLTKKKKEDEDRICDFLSEVGIIAHINHPNAARLLGFGTDGGLHLVLQFSPHGSLASVLFGSSECLEWTIRFKVAIGVAEGLDYLHHNCHRRIIHRDIKASNVLLTQDYDAQISDFGLAKWLPEKWAHHVVFPIEGTFGYLAPEYFMHGVVDEKTDVFAFGVLLLELITGRRAVDSCRQSLAIWAKPLLDTNNVKELSDPRLGDAYDSNEMKRAMYTASVCIHHLPSMRPQMNRVVQLLKVEDGALEPRPTSVAAKSPLFNACDLEGYTSTNYLNDLNRHRQLVME; encoded by the exons ATGTCTGTTGAAG AGAGCAGAGGAGAAACAGAGGAAAACCCAGAAATAGAAACACTAGAACCACATGTGAGTATCAAGGAGCTGGAGATTTCCGGCAACGACGACGAAGACGACGAGGAGTCCCCAAGAGGTGTGCTGGAAATCCCAGTTTTGGGTCCTGCGGACTCATCGGACAACACAGGGAGCAGCAGTAGCTTCAGCTCGTGTATCTCTCCCACGCAGAAACCCGAGGCGCCGCCTCAGCACCGAGAGAGCCGCGGTGGGTCGCAGTGGAAGTCTGTGTTCGAGGCCTTGAAGAGGAAATCTCTGAGGCGGTTTTCCACCATTGCGTTGCTGACTACGAGCCACAATGCTTCGAGGAAGAATCTCAGCCGGAAGTTAGCTCGGATTCGGAGCGCCGAGGATCGGATTGACTACGATGGGACGCACAGAACAAAGCCGTCTTGGAGGAGCTTCGATTATGCCGAGCTTGCCGCCGCTACTGATAATTTCAGTTCGG AGAACTTGATTGGGAAAGGCGGGCATGCTGAGGTGTACAGAGGATGCTTATCCGATGGTCAAGTTGTAGCAGTTAAAAGgctaacaaagaaaaagaaggaagatgaGGATAGGATATGTGATTTCTTGTCAGAGGTTGGGATTATTGCACATATTAACCACCCCAATGCTGCCCGATTGCTTGGATTTGGAACTGATGGTGGTCTGCACCTTGTCCTTCAATTCTCCCCGCATGGCAGCCTTGCATCCGTGTTATTTG GTTCATCTGAGTGTCTGGAGTGGACGATAAGGTTTAAGGTGGCTATAGGGGTAGCGGAAGGATTGGATTATCTCCATCACAACTGCCACAGGCGCATTATCCACAGAGACATCAAAGCCTCTAATGTATTACTCACTCAAGATTACGATGCTCAG ATTTCTGATTTTGGACTTGCAAAGTGGCTGCCAGAAAAATGGGCTCACCATGTTGTTTTCCCTATTGAGGGCACATTCGG GTATTTGGCTCCAGAGTATTTTATGCATGGGGTTGTTGATGAGAAAACTGATGTATTTGCATTTGGGGTTCTGTTACTGGAGCTCATTACTGGTCGCCGTGCTGTTGATTCATGTCGACAAAGCCTTGCCATCTGG GCAAAGCCGCTGCTGGACACAAATAATGTCAAGGAATTATCAGATCCTCGATTAGGAGATGCTTATGATTCTAATGAGATGAAACGTGCCATGTACACTGCTTCAGTGTGCATCCACCACTTACCCTCGATGCGTCCGCAGATGAATCGA GTTGTGCAGCTACTGAAGGTCGAGGATGGAGCTCTTGAACCAAGACCAACTTCTGTAGCTGCAAAATCACCCCTTTTTAATGCTTGTGACCTGGAAGGTTATACTTCTACCAATTATCTAAACGACCTCAATCGTCACAGGCAACTAGTGATGGAGTAA
- the LOC108979693 gene encoding receptor-like cytosolic serine/threonine-protein kinase RBK1 isoform X2, which translates to MSVEESRGETEENPEIETLEPHVSIKELEISGNDDEDDEESPRGVLEIPVLGPADSSDNTGSSSSFSSCISPTQKPEAPPQHRESRGGSQWKSVFEALKRKSLRRFSTIALLTTSHNASRKNLSRKLARIRSAEDRIDYDGTHRTKPSWRSFDYAELAAATDNFSSENLIGKGGHAEVYRGCLSDGQVVAVKRLTKKKKEDEDRICDFLSEVGIIAHINHPNAARLLGFGTDGGLHLVLQFSPHGSLASVLFGSSECLEWTIRFKVAIGVAEGLDYLHHNCHRRIIHRDIKASNVLLTQDYDAQISDFGLAKWLPEKWAHHVVFPIEGTFGYLAPEYFMHGVVDEKTDVFAFGVLLLELITGRRAVDSCRQSLAIWKMKYVLQR; encoded by the exons ATGTCTGTTGAAG AGAGCAGAGGAGAAACAGAGGAAAACCCAGAAATAGAAACACTAGAACCACATGTGAGTATCAAGGAGCTGGAGATTTCCGGCAACGACGACGAAGACGACGAGGAGTCCCCAAGAGGTGTGCTGGAAATCCCAGTTTTGGGTCCTGCGGACTCATCGGACAACACAGGGAGCAGCAGTAGCTTCAGCTCGTGTATCTCTCCCACGCAGAAACCCGAGGCGCCGCCTCAGCACCGAGAGAGCCGCGGTGGGTCGCAGTGGAAGTCTGTGTTCGAGGCCTTGAAGAGGAAATCTCTGAGGCGGTTTTCCACCATTGCGTTGCTGACTACGAGCCACAATGCTTCGAGGAAGAATCTCAGCCGGAAGTTAGCTCGGATTCGGAGCGCCGAGGATCGGATTGACTACGATGGGACGCACAGAACAAAGCCGTCTTGGAGGAGCTTCGATTATGCCGAGCTTGCCGCCGCTACTGATAATTTCAGTTCGG AGAACTTGATTGGGAAAGGCGGGCATGCTGAGGTGTACAGAGGATGCTTATCCGATGGTCAAGTTGTAGCAGTTAAAAGgctaacaaagaaaaagaaggaagatgaGGATAGGATATGTGATTTCTTGTCAGAGGTTGGGATTATTGCACATATTAACCACCCCAATGCTGCCCGATTGCTTGGATTTGGAACTGATGGTGGTCTGCACCTTGTCCTTCAATTCTCCCCGCATGGCAGCCTTGCATCCGTGTTATTTG GTTCATCTGAGTGTCTGGAGTGGACGATAAGGTTTAAGGTGGCTATAGGGGTAGCGGAAGGATTGGATTATCTCCATCACAACTGCCACAGGCGCATTATCCACAGAGACATCAAAGCCTCTAATGTATTACTCACTCAAGATTACGATGCTCAG ATTTCTGATTTTGGACTTGCAAAGTGGCTGCCAGAAAAATGGGCTCACCATGTTGTTTTCCCTATTGAGGGCACATTCGG GTATTTGGCTCCAGAGTATTTTATGCATGGGGTTGTTGATGAGAAAACTGATGTATTTGCATTTGGGGTTCTGTTACTGGAGCTCATTACTGGTCGCCGTGCTGTTGATTCATGTCGACAAAGCCTTGCCATCTGG AAGATGAAATATGTCCTACAAAGATAA
- the LOC108979694 gene encoding AP2-like ethylene-responsive transcription factor AIL6, with product MASTTNWLSFSLSPLEMLRSSESQFLSYESSSTASPHYLIDSFYADGWATPKPEVFYTEGEESQAKEAHAQSLADSSIFTSFIDTQSQNQPIPKLEDFLGDSSSMVRHSDSQTETQDSSLTQIYDQGTAYFNEQQDIKAIDGLKAISNISGSNVADSASVAARAQKVTCAEFACHNPNESSGNELDFTNCAKGALALGVAQRSEKTLVSVESDRTKKIADTFGPRTSIYRGVTRHRWTGRYEAHLWDNSCRREGQARKGRQVYLGGYDKEENAARAYDLAALKYWGPTATTNFPVSNYTKELEEMKHVTKQELIASLRRKSSGFSRGASIYRGVTRHHQQGRWQARIGRVAGNKDLYLGTFATEAEAAEAYDIAAIKFRGASAVTNFEMSRYDVEAISKSSLPVGGATKRLKLSQESEQKPFINPTQQAQRSSTGSNSINFASIQPLPAIPCGIPFDAATALYHHHLFQHLQPRNTSTSNIATPTNIFPPPPPQAEFLLWPHRYY from the exons ATGGCTTCTACAACTAATTGGCTATCTTTCTCGCTGTCCCCGTTGGAAATGCTGAGGTCTTCCGAGTCTCAGTTCCTGAGCTATGAGAGCTCTTCCACTGCTTCTCCCCATTACTTGATCGACAGCTTCTATGCAGACG GCTGGGCTACCCCGAAGCCGGAAGTCTTCTACACAGAAGGAGAAGAAAGCCAAGCCAAAGAAGCTCATGCGCAAAGCTTAGCGGATTCATCTATTTTCACGAGCTTCATTGACACGCAAAGCCAAAACCAGCCAATTCCAAAGCTCGAGGACTTTCTCGGCGACTCCTCGTCGATGGTTCGGCACTCGGACAGCCAAACTGAGACCCAGGACTCGTCCCTGACCCAAATCTACGACCAGGGCACAGCATACTTCAACGAGCAGCAAGATATAAAAGCAATCGATGGGCTCAAAGCCATCTCAAATATCTCAGGCTCCAACGTGGCTGACTCGGCGTCGGTGGCGGCCAGGGCCCAGAAGGTCACTTGTGCCGAGTTTGCGTGTCATAATCCGAACGAGTCATCAGGGAACGAATTGGACTTCACAAACTGTGCCAAGGGAGCTCTGGCACTCGGGGTCGCTCAGCGGTCTGAGAAGACCCTTGTCTCGGTTGAGTCTGATAGAACTAAGAAGATAGCTGATACTTTCGGTCCGAGAACTTCAATCTACAGAGGAGTCACCAG ACACAGGTGGACGGGTAGATATGAAGCTCATCTATGGGATAACAGCTGTAGAAGAGAGGGGCAGGCTAGGAAAGGGCGTCaag TATACCTGG GTGGATATGACAAGGAAGAAAACGCCGCAAGAGCTTATGATTTAGCAGCCCTCAAATACTGGGGTCCTACTGCAACTACCAACTTTCCC GTTTCGAATTACACCAAAGAATTGGAGGAAATGAAACATGTAACCAAACAAGAACTCATTGCATCTCTGAGAAG GAAAAGTAGCGGTTTTTCAAGGGGAGCCTCTATATATAGGGGTGTGACAAG GCATCATCAACAGGGTCGATGGCAAGCAAGGATAGGCCGGGTTGCCGGAAACAAAGACCTATACCTTGGAACCtttg CCACTGAAGCGGAAGCAGCAGAGGCATATGATATTGCAGCCATAAAGTTTAGGGGTGCAAGTGCTGTGACCAATTTTGAGATGAGCAGGTATGATGTGGAAGCCATTTCCAAGAGTTCTCTGCCTGTTGGTGGGGCAACAAAGCGCTTGAAGCTCTCACAAGAATCAGAACAGAAACCATTCATAAACCCTACTCAGCAAGCCCAGCGCAGCAGTACTGGCAGCAACAGCATCAATTTTGCTTCCATTCAGCCACTTCCTGCCATTCCTTGTGGAATTCCATTTGATGCAGCAACAGCACTCTATCATCACCACCTCTTCCAGCACCTTCAACCCAGAAACACCAGCACTTCAAACATTGCAACTCCAACCAATATatttccaccaccaccaccacaagcCGAGTTCCTCTTATGGCCTCACCGCTATTACTGA